A part of Candida albicans SC5314 chromosome 2, complete sequence genomic DNA contains:
- a CDS encoding putative amidotransferase (Putative protein of unknown function; Hap43p-repressed gene), translating to MSSSSLPPPTTTTSTTHIAILVLQSYIPNVTEKHGDFGDNIIDLLNRAQINYPMIKYQLCTDDESQLCETYQQLNRNLSANLITGFVLSGSKSDAFDNSKLWINKLDEFIVDTLFKLSTKLPIVGICFGHQILAKNLGCKIGRNELGWEAGTHTIELNQEIFKIENTPFLPALVSPKDTSNSNGDNDNDNNPENQVILDHLNLVESHQDIIHGLPTITGFEDMVSIGSTVKCNIQGMMTTKTCPIRLLTFQGHPEFTTSIELDILKNSYEHGVFNEQEYEKYKYQTNSLNNQGDLIGKVIAKFLLT from the coding sequence ATGTCCTCCTCATCGTTACCACCAcctacaacaacaacatctaCAACACACATTGCCATTTTAGTTTTACAATCCTACATTCCAAATGTCACTGAAAAACATGGTGATTTTGGTgataatataattgatcTTTTGAATCGGGCTCAAATCAACTACCCCATGatcaaatatcaattatgTACTGATGACGAATCACAATTATGTGAAACGTACCAACAATTAAATCGAAACCTCTCGGCAAATCTAATCACTGGATTTGTTTTGAGTGGGTCAAAAAGTGATGCctttgataattcaaaattatgGATCAACAAATTGGATGAATTTATTGTGGATacattattcaaattatcaacaaaattacCTATTGTGGGAATTTGTTTTGGTCACCAAATATTGGCCAAAAATTTAGGCTGTAAAATTGGTAGAAATGAATTGGGTTGGGAAGCAGGAACTCATActattgaattgaatcaagaaattttcaaaatcgaAAACACTCCATTCTTGCCAGCGTTAGTATCACCAAAGGATACTAGTAACAGCAATGGTGATAATGACAATGACAACAATCCTGAAAATCAAGTCATATTGgatcatttgaatttggttGAATCACATCAAGATATAATCCATGGGTTACCTACAATTACTGGATTTGAAGATATGGTGAGTATTGGATCAACAGTTAAATGTAATATTCAAGGAATGATGACCACCAAGACTTGTCCAATACGATTATTGACTTTCCAGGGCCATCCAGAATTCACTACTTCGATTGAATtggatattttgaaaaactcTTACGAGCATGGTGTGTTTAATGAACaagaatatgaaaaatataaataccAAACTAATAGTTTAAATAATCAAGGAGATTTGATTGGTAAAGTGAttgcaaaatttttattaacttAA
- a CDS encoding uncharacterized protein (Putative lipid raft associated protein; Spider biofilm induced) gives MTKLTYKRYGFKNGGSPLEIITDSFDFPTDAQGNFIIPKNKILIKIYYASLNPVDYKLKKITYFPPFSLHGIGKDYSGEIVGLGSNVKNFKVGEFVQGFHPGVITDDGTFSQYLLIDTKGLFKTEIATVPQNISLEQAAAWPLVLGTAIKVISDLPIKGKKILVFGGATSVGRYLVQLLQAEKAGEIVVSCSPRSQELVTELGATKIINYRENVLNQVLENVKDKPFDYIFDTWGGNELFPHLKQILVKNGTYHTIVGDDPHSFFTGTSKSFFRTFLSWLHLLDYSYQYVLLGAGGTGWINKAREYVANDDVQIFIDKIYKFEDLNDAIEYNKTGTAQGKLIINVKDFK, from the coding sequence ATGACAAAATTAACTTATAAAAGATATGGTTTTAAAAATGGGGGATCTCCATTAGAGATAATTACCGATAGTTTTGATTTCCCAACTGATGCTCAAGGCAACTTTATTATCCCgaagaataaaatattaatcaaaatcTATTATGCTTCATTGAATCCAGttgattataaattgaagaaaatcaCATATTTCCCACCTTTCTCATTGCATGGTATTGGTAAAGATTATAGTGGTGAAATCGTTGGTCTTGGTTCCaatgtgaaaaatttcaaagttGGTGAATTTGTTCAAGGATTTCATCCTGGTGTTATCACTGATGATGGGACATTCAgtcaatatttattaatagaCACTAAAGGGTTATTTAAAACTGAAATTGCCACTGTACCTCAAAATATAAGTTTGGAACAAGCTGCTGCTTGGCCATTGGTTTTAGGTACTGCCATTAAAGTTATTAGTGATTTGCCTATCAAGGGTAAGAAAATTTTAGTGTTTGGTGGAGCTACGTCAGTGGGAAGATATTTAGTACAATTATTACAAGCTGAAAAAGCTGGTGAAATAGTTGTTAGTTGTTCACCTAGATCTCAAGAACTTGTCACTGAATTGGGTGCAACAaagattatcaattatagAGAAAACGTTTTGAATCAAGTTTTGGAAAATGTCAAGGATAAACCTTTTGATTATATATTTGATACTTGGGGAGGTAACGAATTATTCCCacatttgaaacaaattttggTCAAGAACGGAACTTATCATACTATTGTTGGAGATGATCCTCATTCATTCTTTACAGGGACAAGCAAATCATTTTTTAGAACATTTTTAAGTTGGCTTCATTTGTTAGATTATTCATATCAATATGTTTTATTGGGTGCAGGTGGTACTGGATGGATTAACAAAGCAAGGGAATATGTTGCTAATGATGATGTGcaaatttttattgataagatttacaaatttgaagatttgaatgatgcaattgaatataataaGACCGGTACAGCTCAAGGTAAATTAATCATTAATGTTAAAGACTTCAAATAG
- a CDS encoding uncharacterized protein (Protein with a predicted cytochrome b5-like heme/steroid binding domain; repressed by alpha pheromone in SpiderM medium): MFGSKDKEPTEIFKNNEKLSIKDLPIFTRSQLAQYNGTDKPELYVGIRGYIYDVTSNSNSYGPGKAYHKLVGKDVSRLLGLNKLKLLEDSDEYTWYTDDLDEKQQGIIDDWVKFFKMRYNIVGVIVDHN, from the coding sequence TAAAGATAAAGAACCTACTGAGATTTTCAAGAACAACGAAAAATTGAGTATCAAAGACCTCCCTATTTTCACTCGTTCCCAATTAGCCCAATATAATGGAACCGATAAACCAGAATTGTATGTTGGTATAAGAGGATATATATACGACGTTACTTCTAATTCCAACAGCTATGGTCCTGGAAAGGCTTATCATAAATTGGTTGGCAAAGATGTTAGCAGATTGTTAGGGTTAAATaagttgaaattgttaGAGGATAGTGATGAATATACTTGGTATACTGATGATTTGGATGAAAAGCAGCAAGgtataattgatgattggGTCAAGTTTTTTAAAATGAGATACAATATCGTCGGTGTAATTGTTGATCATAATTGA
- a CDS encoding uncharacterized protein (Protein of unknown function; Hap43-induced; flow model biofilm repressed): MDAGTGALTSKARLRQHLLDGEQDIDTLSESLQQHQYQQQQQNPKYNRFQPAYMQQQQQQFMNVPGAVSHTNSITSASTTNYDIMTPLPTSGSPFTSNSNPSYTNINTNSSRKSSMTSQTAAGVNRFFRRNKGADLNFNEDSGADIMDLTNGSSVSFDDITHMRNRGPYAMNSHKALDTAPIIPTLGAGGTLGGLGPASGSKVNNVQYRKQMNQQKKLAMINGARANSLATGNPMMGQQSQYMGGGPNDPRTMSMVNSNPRTMSLNSQGPRTMSMRSGPFPQRLPYNPQLQQQQQPPPPPQQQVYGPGGAAPRTQSLRTGPYPPQQMPMGNGVPPNGPRTMSLMNGGMPNNGPRSMSLMNGGMPQNYPRTKSLGTSGPPLGYQGPPLRSQNLVPANPSQQQQQQMDHGYGVPPQEQQYSQPTQQAFAPGQQPFIPRNAPQLRQQQQKQQPPQQQQYSQWQNLQPQPQQLSQNSSDSLQEAIVEEEEEEEPQSLRANNFSVDPASQNKSEKRDEENMIYNFENEDPDAALSRKSTLKKNNSMRVRKLNLFNDEKPQTGKKALSRKKPPVSPADANFGPVSSNDSVQNSVKDLPRIPDTSNEDLHQKSPTPNEEEEDLNEVPGSPTFNVSAPPTRESYLDDEDANPSNDGYKALGANARASTHDIFVTALDFNSPQKSNRSMKIGSPHTSPQKSRISGTSDFPSPNVEKDQSDEQSTIQEDTVGADTSVEDTVSKTSPPLNNSSINRTISDSNSKFRNIVANTVFSKFRSPSAESTPKFSSPAIANRFADGDERQQQGSETSSVYESNTPRKMSKYDLNNSDTDDSEIRRRDQNGFFEQSTNGETTPPTSSTSNISHKVGEKYTYMGEEQEGNNTNSFDQFSSSLQHSQQEEKQQGRSNSHSSNANSYDGSFYQNFSEPIHDIPEEQRRSQDKTPDFTQFNNNNNNSKLGNVELEQDSLPKSISARRSSSGESMKMLLTSHGSATKLSSAAAAAPASGQAINKRSSFSLNGTKNIFKRFSKSGRRTSSIDENDSTLNPILSRNSSMTQASKQPLFNKRVSSSGNMSLSDSSVIKTATNQKQPLTFTKEEMSIMNCNNDLLNELELVTTELASSIKRELALESKLRNSPQQQQNSPKLDEELKSEITEKSRVIADLQEKLSKERRLRFISEEHALLGEHGQAPSALKLNYEKTELYKQLLIKNDLVHQLEDKLSEYERRNSGLFQHERPSHDIDLLEKYNELLKENTNLKVHVIPDLERKLTEKNQVDDYDESQLEIQTLKMQRDELREVVNKLTSSNNAELKLAQEKIKHLQSKLDDMKQINDRLSNRNVNDGKKGGKLNGFSIVSPTKKLFDD; the protein is encoded by the coding sequence ATGGATGCAGGCACAGGGGCTTTAACATCGAAAGCTCGTTTAAGACAACACCTATTAGACGGAGAACAAGACATTGATACACTAAGTGAATCTTTGCAACAGCATCagtaccaacaacaacaacagaatcCAAAATATAACCGATTTCAACCGGCTTATatgcaacaacaacaacagcaatttATGAATGTACCAGGCGCAGTATCCCATACAAATCTGATAACTTCCgcatcaacaacaaattacGATATTATGACACCGTTACCTACTTCTGGATCACCGTTTACTTCCAATAGTAACCCAAGCTATACAAACATTAATACGAACTCATCAAGAAAATCATCTATGACTTCCCAAACTGCCGCAGGAGTAAATCGATTTTTTCGAAGAAACAAAGGTGCCGACTTGAATTTCAATGAAGATTCAGGAGCAGATATTATGGATCTTACTAATGGTAGTAGCGTTTCTTTTGATGATATCACCCATATGAGAAACAGAGGGCCATATGCTATGAACTCTCATAAGGCCCTTGATACTGCACCAATAATCCCTACATTGGGAGCTGGTGGAACTCTAGGTGGACTAGGGCCAGCTTCGGGCTCAAAAGTTAACAACGTTCAATACAGGAAACAGATGAACCAACAGAAGAAACTAGCGATGATTAATGGCGCCAGAGCAAACTCATTGGCAACTGGTAATCCCATGATGGGGCAACAGTCACAATATATGGGCGGTGGGCCAAATGACCCACGTACGATGTCAATGGTAAACTCCAACCCAAGAACGATGTCATTAAATTCCCAGGGACCAAGAACCATGTCCATGAGGTCAGGACCATTCCCGCAAAGATTACCTTATAACCCgcaattacaacaacaacagcagccaccaccaccaccgcAACAGCAAGTATATGGACCAGGAGGAGCAGCACCTAGAACACAGTCTTTAAGAACAGGCCCATATCCTCCACAACAAATGCCCATGGGTAATGGTGTGCCACCAAATGGCCCACGAACTATGTCATTGATGAACGGTGGAATGCCAAACAACGGTCCAAGAAGCATGTCTTTAATGAATGGTGGTATGCCTCAAAACTATCCTCGAACCAAGTCCTTGGGTACACTGGGTCCGCCATTAGGATACCAAGGACCACCATTAAGAAGTCAGAATTTGGTTCCCGCTAATCcttcacaacaacaacaacaacaaatggATCATGGATATGGGGTGCCTCcacaagaacaacaatattCTCAGCCGACTCAGCAAGCATTCGCTCCAGGTCAACAACCATTTATACCTAGAAATGCTCCACAATtacgacaacaacaacagaaacaaCAGCCAccacaacagcaacagtaTAGTCAATGGCAAAACTTGCAACCGCAACCACAACAGTTATCTCAAAACTCTAGTGACTCTTTACAAGAAGCcattgttgaagaagaagaggaagaagaaccACAACTGTTACGGGCCAATAATTTTAGTGTAGATCCTGCTTCCCAAAACAAATCTGAAAAGCGTGACGAGGAGAATATGATTTACAATTTCGAGAATGAAGACCCAGATGCTGCATTGTCTCGTAAATCAACattaaagaagaataattCAATGAGAGTTCGAAAACTAAACTTATTCAATGATGAGAAACCGCAAACTGGCAAGAAAGCTCTCTCCAGAAAGAAACCTCCTGTTAGTCCTGCTGATGCCAATTTTGGTCCTGTGAGTTCTAACGATAGTGTACAGAATTCGGTAAAGGACCTACCTAGAATACCAGATACTTCAAACGAGGATTTACACCAAAAATCTCCAACAccaaatgaagaagaagaggatCTTAACGAAGTTCCTGGCTCGCCCACTTTTAATGTCAGTGCTCCTCCTACTAGAGAGTCCTAtcttgatgatgaagacgCCAATCCAAGTAATGATGGTTATAAAGCTTTAGGTGCCAATGCAAGAGCTTCTACACACGACATATTTGTCACGGCTTTGGATTTCAACTCTCCTCAAAAAAGTAATAGATCCATGAAAATAGGATCACCTCATACATCGCCACAGAAATCTCGCATACTGGGAACTTCTGATTTCCCTTCAccaaatgttgaaaaagatcAAAGTGACGAGCAATCTACAATACAAGAAGATACTGTGGGCGCTGACACCTCAGTAGAAGATACGGTTTCAAAAACATCTCCACCACTTAATAATTCATCGATCAATCGCACCATTCTGGATTCTAATCTGAAATTTCGAAATATTGTGGCCAATACTGTTTTCAGTAAGTTTAGATCTCCATCAGCTGAGTCTACTCCAAAATTTTCAAGTCCAGCAATTGCTAACCGTTTTGCTGATGGCGATgaacgacaacaacaaggaTCAGAGACATCTTCTGTTTATGAAAGTAATACACCTAGAAAAATGCTGAAATATGATTTGAACAATTCGGACACTGACGATAGTGaaataagaagaagagatCAAAATGGTTTTTTCGAACAAAGTACAAATGGTGAGACTACTCCACCAACTTCATCAACGTCTAATATTTCACATAAAGTGGGAGAAAAGTATACGTACATGGGTGAAGAACAGGAGGGAAATAATACCAACAGTTTTGATCAATTCAGTTCTCTGTTGCAACATTCACAACAAGAAGAGAAACAACAGGGAAGATCTAATTCACATTCTAGCAACGCAAATTCATATGATGGTAGTTTCTATCAAAATTTTAGCGAACCTATTCATGATATACCTGAAGAACAAAGAAGATCTCAAGACAAGACCCCTGATTTCACCCaatttaacaacaacaacaataatagtaaaCTTGGAAATGTTGAATTGGAACAGGATTCGTTGCCGAAATCAATTCTGGCACGTCGTTCCTCTAGTGGAGAGTCGATGAAGATGCTTTTGACATCTCATGGTAGTGCAACTAAATTATCgtcagcagcagcagcagctcCAGCATCTGGACAAGCTATTAATAAACGATCATCATTTTCGCTCAATGGTACAAAGAATATCTTTAAAAGATTCTCGAAATCAGGCAGAAGAACTAGTTCTATTGACGAAAATGATTCAACATTGAATCCTATCTTGTCAAGAAATTCTTCAATGACACAAGCTTCAAAACAACCTTTGTTTAACAAACGAGTATCGTCTTCTGGAAACATGAGTTTATCAGATCTGTCGGTGATTAAGACTGCCACGAACCAGAAACAGCCATTGACATTCACTAAAGAAGAGATGAGTATAATGAATTGTAacaatgatttattaaatgaattagaaTTGGTCACTACAGAATTAGCTTCTTCGATTAAACGAGAATTGGCATTAGAAAGTAAATTGAGAAACAGTccccaacaacaacaaaattctCCTAAATTggatgaagaattaaaatcCGAAATCACAGAAAAATCTCGAGTTATTGCtgatttacaagaaaaattgagcaaagaaagaagattGAGGTTTATTAGTGAAGAACATGCATTGTTGGGTGAACATGGTCAAGCACCTTCTgcattgaaattaaattatgaAAAGACTGAATTATACAAGCAATtgttaattaaaaatgatttagTTCATCAATTAGAAGATAAATTATCTGAGTATGAGAGAAGAAACAGTGGATTATTTCAACATGAAAGACCATCTcatgatattgatttacttgaaaaatataatgagTTGTTGAAAGAAAACACTAACTTGAAAGTACATGTCATACCTGAtttagaaagaaaattaacAGAAAAGAATCAagttgatgattatgatgaatCTCAATTAGAAATTCAAACATTAAAGATGCAAAGAGATGAATTAAGAGAAgttgttaataaattgacaTCGCTGAATAATGCCGAATTGAAACTTGCtcaagaaaaaatcaaacatttACAATCGAAATTAGATGATatgaaacaaataaatgatAGATTAAGCAATAGAAATGTGAATGATGGTAAAAAAGGTGGTAAATTGAATGGATTTAGTATTGTCAGTCCAACCAAAAAGttatttgatgattga
- a CDS encoding uncharacterized protein (Putative NADPH-dependent methylglyoxal reductase; homozygous transposon insertion causes decreased colony wrinkling under filamentous growth-inducing conditions, but does not block true hyphal formation in liquid media), whose protein sequence is MSVSKSATTVFVSGASGFIAQNVIKQLLANGYKVIGSVRSESKGKELTDIIQSNDFQFAAIPDISAVGAFDDVLKSNSQISVFIHTASPVTYSAKDVQNELIKPAVEGTRNALNAIKSYGPQIKRVVVTSSFTAIASGKDFDHDKYYTEKDWNPVTIEQALSNPEAAYAYAKKMAEKTVWDFVETESPTFKVTVVNPTVVFGPQAFGVKDKSKLNLSIEMINDILTLKPDDEIPPYASRCIDVRDVAKAHLVAFEKEEAINQRLVLINQPFSNDLLAYIIKKSFPVINIPEGNLERSRECIAKSCIKTDLTKTQEILGFDYVPVEKTILDTIQQLYDA, encoded by the coding sequence ATGTCCGTTTCAAAATCTGCTACAACTGTTTTTGTATCTGGGGCTTCTGGTTTCATTGCACAAAATGtaatcaaacaattgttGGCCAATGGATACAAAGTCATAGGATCAGTAAGATCTGAAtcaaaaggaaaagaattGACAGATATTATTCAATCAAATGACTTCCAATTTGCTGCAATCCCTGATATTAGTGCTGTTGGAGcatttgatgatgttttgaaatcaaattcacaAATCTCAGTGTTTATCCACACAGCTTCCCCAGTCACTTATTCGGCAAAAGATGTTCAAAATGAACTTATCAAACCTGCAGTAGAAGGAACAAGGAATGCTTTGAATGCAATAAAACTGTATGGACCCCAAATTAAACGAGTGGTTGTGACTTCTTCATTTACAGCCATTGCACTGGGGAAGGATTTTGATCATGACAAATACTATACGGAAAAAGATTGGAACCCAGTTACAATAGAACAGGCATTATCAAATCCTGAAGCAGCATATGCTTATGCCAAAAAAATGGCAGAAAAGACTGTTTGGgattttgttgaaactGAATCACCAACTTTTAAAGTAACTGTTGTCAATCCAACTGTTGTTTTTGGACCACAAGCTTTTGGAGTTAAAGATAAATcgaaattgaatttactGATTGAAATGATCAATGATATTCTTACTTTGAAACCTGACGATGAAATTCCACCCTATGCTAGTCGATGTATTGATGTGAGAGATGTTGCTAAAGCTCATTTGGTtgcatttgaaaaagaggAGGCAATCAATCAAAGGTTGGTGTTAATAAACCAGCCATTCAGTAATGATTTGCTTGCatatattatcaaaaagAGTTTCCCCGTTATCAATATTCCGGAAGGCAATTTGGAAAGAAGTCGAGAATGCATTGCAAAATCGTGTATCAAAACAGATTTGACAAAGACGCAAGAAATTCTTGGATTTGATTACGTTCCAGTGGAGAAGACAATCCTAGATACAATTCAACAACTATATGACGCTTGA